A stretch of the Janthinobacterium sp. B9-8 genome encodes the following:
- a CDS encoding LytR/AlgR family response regulator transcription factor yields MPTALIADDERLMRDQLKLRLAQVWPELEIIAEAKNGEEAINLTLAHQPDFAFLDIRMPGITGLEAAQAVSQSTHVVFVTAYDQYAVEAFEHGAIDYVLKPADPERLSLTVERLKKRLASPPNDMQALIAQIAKQVINKPVYLQWIQASMGQELRLIPVEEVLFFQSDEKYTRVQTKNYEALIRKPVRDLLEELNPDLFWQIHRATLVNSKAIEGVVKDIRGRLLVKVNGLSEKLEVSRSFTHLFKQM; encoded by the coding sequence ATGCCAACTGCACTGATTGCCGATGATGAACGCTTAATGCGTGATCAATTAAAGCTGCGTTTGGCGCAAGTATGGCCAGAATTAGAAATTATTGCCGAAGCCAAAAATGGTGAAGAAGCGATTAACCTGACATTAGCGCATCAGCCTGATTTTGCATTTTTAGATATCCGTATGCCCGGTATTACCGGACTGGAAGCCGCACAAGCCGTTTCGCAATCCACTCATGTGGTCTTTGTAACCGCTTATGATCAATATGCGGTAGAGGCTTTTGAGCATGGTGCAATTGATTATGTATTAAAACCTGCCGATCCTGAACGCTTATCTTTAACCGTCGAGCGTTTAAAAAAACGTTTAGCAAGCCCGCCTAATGATATGCAGGCTTTAATTGCCCAAATTGCTAAGCAGGTCATCAATAAGCCGGTATATCTGCAATGGATACAGGCGTCGATGGGGCAGGAATTACGTTTAATTCCGGTTGAAGAGGTCTTGTTTTTTCAATCGGATGAAAAATATACGCGGGTGCAAACTAAAAATTACGAAGCATTAATCAGAAAACCCGTGCGTGATTTATTAGAAGAATTAAATCCAGATCTATTCTGGCAAATTCACCGCGCCACGCTTGTGAATAGTAAGGCGATTGAAGGCGTGGTGAAGGATATTCGTGGGCGTTTACTGGTGAAGGTGAATGGCTTAAGCGAAAAGCTGGAAGTAAGCCGTAGCTTTACCCATTTGTTTAAGCAAATGTAA
- a CDS encoding phosphate/phosphite/phosphonate ABC transporter substrate-binding protein — translation MHTLLLQGLGGFCVALTLTTSSWAGSPVKYTISVVPQFSPARLHQEWIPLVQRISRDTGIELELKLLASFAKFEAELMKGTADFAYVNPYHVVMTKSRQGYIPLLRDSQPLVGVLLVRRESVFKSVYDLNGQTIAFPAPNAFGASLYLRALLVEKQGLKFTPRYLGTHPNVFRHLARNDVAAGGSVVSAFNDETPEVREQLRIIYKTPEVASHPIVAHPRVPSKVRDAISQAFLALAKDAAGRALLKDIRFPDPVLTAYEKDYLPLETLKLQKYDVPEKN, via the coding sequence ATGCATACGTTGTTGCTGCAGGGCCTGGGGGGATTTTGTGTTGCGCTGACGCTCACGACGAGTAGCTGGGCGGGCTCGCCAGTGAAGTACACCATTTCGGTGGTTCCTCAGTTTAGCCCTGCTCGATTGCATCAGGAGTGGATACCTCTTGTGCAACGTATTTCACGCGATACAGGGATAGAGCTAGAGCTTAAGCTCCTGGCCTCTTTCGCTAAATTCGAGGCGGAGCTCATGAAAGGCACGGCCGACTTTGCCTATGTGAATCCCTATCATGTGGTGATGACTAAATCAAGGCAAGGCTATATACCGCTGCTGCGGGACAGTCAGCCCTTGGTGGGGGTGTTATTGGTCAGGCGGGAAAGCGTATTTAAATCGGTTTATGATTTAAACGGGCAAACGATTGCGTTTCCTGCGCCCAATGCGTTTGGTGCTTCGCTTTATTTACGCGCTTTGCTTGTAGAGAAGCAGGGGCTTAAATTTACGCCGCGCTACTTAGGCACACATCCTAATGTATTCAGGCATTTGGCTCGTAATGATGTCGCCGCAGGGGGCAGTGTAGTTTCTGCTTTTAATGATGAGACGCCTGAAGTTCGCGAGCAACTGCGCATCATTTACAAAACGCCTGAAGTAGCCTCGCATCCTATTGTGGCCCATCCGCGCGTGCCCTCAAAAGTACGTGATGCGATATCCCAAGCATTTCTGGCTTTAGCAAAAGATGCGGCAGGGCGTGCGTTGTTAAAAGATATTCGCTTTCCAGACCCTGTACTGACGGCTTATGAAAAAGATTATTTGCCTTTGGAAACGTTAAAACTTCAAAAATATGATGTGCCAGAGAAAAACTAG